The following are from one region of the Clostridia bacterium genome:
- a CDS encoding pentapeptide repeat-containing protein — translation MNKKQDELKIIKPKFINGIETIITEVTDIEDENVFKDGYILDCKIENQVAGHVSFEGVIFKNVNFKAVIFNFLELTDVRFENCDLSNANFNGAIIHRTEFINCKLMGLNLSDATLQNVYIEQCNGKFALMSYAHMKKVILEESIFENSNFQNSHFEKVQFRKCSFKLSQMSGTSLSGMDLSNSNVEGLGIQLEDLRGAIVSPMQAVDFSRLLGLIVTA, via the coding sequence ATGAATAAAAAGCAAGATGAGCTTAAGATAATCAAGCCGAAGTTTATAAATGGAATTGAGACTATTATTACTGAGGTTACTGATATTGAAGATGAAAATGTTTTTAAAGATGGATATATATTAGACTGTAAAATTGAAAATCAAGTGGCCGGTCACGTAAGCTTTGAAGGAGTAATTTTTAAAAACGTGAATTTTAAAGCTGTGATATTTAACTTTTTGGAGCTTACTGATGTGAGATTTGAGAATTGTGATTTATCAAATGCAAATTTTAATGGTGCAATTATACATAGGACAGAGTTCATTAACTGCAAACTCATGGGGTTAAATCTAAGTGATGCAACACTCCAGAATGTTTACATAGAACAATGCAATGGTAAATTTGCGTTAATGAGTTATGCTCACATGAAAAAAGTCATATTGGAAGAGAGTATTTTTGAAAATAGTAATTTTCAAAACAGCCATTTTGAAAAGGTGCAGTTCAGGAAGTGCAGTTTTAAGCTAAGCCAAATGTCGGGGACAAGCCTGTCTGGAATGGACTTGAGTAATTCCAACGTTGAAGGGTTAGGCATACAACTTGAAGATCTAAGAGGTGCAATTGTTTCTCCTATGCAGGCAGTGGACTTTTCAAGATTGCTGGGACTCATAGTAACAGCATGA
- a CDS encoding helix-turn-helix domain-containing protein, with protein sequence MADSLLRMSEGKDEIQLSISKKDFAAHIGISQETLSRKLSQLQDMGVINQTGHKKILILDREVLKSMVPGME encoded by the coding sequence GTGGCTGATAGTTTACTTAGAATGTCAGAGGGTAAGGATGAAATACAGTTGTCTATAAGCAAAAAAGATTTTGCAGCTCATATCGGCATAAGCCAAGAGACCTTGAGCAGGAAGCTGTCCCAGCTTCAAGACATGGGTGTGATAAATCAAACAGGACATAAAAAAATCCTGATCTTAGATAGGGAAGTTTTAAAATCCATGGTGCCTGGCATGGAGTAG
- a CDS encoding heavy-metal-associated domain-containing protein, with the protein MLNKTYQLETLVCPSCAMKIEGAVKRVKGVQEVQVLFNASKVKVAFEESLNDGSEIRKTIEGLGFEVLGEK; encoded by the coding sequence ATGTTAAATAAGACTTATCAGCTTGAAACACTAGTCTGCCCAAGCTGTGCAATGAAAATCGAAGGTGCTGTCAAGAGAGTAAAGGGAGTACAGGAGGTTCAGGTACTATTCAATGCGAGTAAAGTGAAAGTAGCCTTTGAAGAAAGTCTTAATGATGGAAGTGAAATTAGAAAAACCATTGAAGGATTAGGGTTTGAAGTATTGGGAGAAAAATAG
- a CDS encoding cold-shock protein: MNGTVKWFNGEKGYGFITGEDGTDVFAHFSQINSEGYKSLQEGQKVTYNVASGPKGPQAENITII, encoded by the coding sequence ATGAATGGAACAGTAAAATGGTTTAACGGAGAAAAGGGATATGGATTTATCACAGGAGAAGACGGAACAGATGTATTCGCACATTTTTCCCAGATAAATTCAGAAGGCTACAAATCACTTCAAGAAGGACAGAAAGTAACTTATAACGTAGCTAGCGGACCAAAAGGACCACAGGCAGAAAATATTACTATAATCTAA
- a CDS encoding HsmA family protein, which yields MLIYAIVSMCLALTFYSIGVWSEKWQGTLKKWHLFVFWMGFIFDTVGTSIMSEIAKGGFQFDFHGITGLLAIILMFFHSIWATVVLVKNYESMKTNFHKFSIIVWLIWLIPFVSGAMFAMAK from the coding sequence ATGCTCATTTATGCAATTGTTTCTATGTGTTTAGCTCTTACATTTTACTCTATAGGGGTATGGAGCGAAAAATGGCAAGGTACCTTAAAAAAATGGCATCTGTTTGTATTCTGGATGGGCTTTATATTCGACACCGTGGGAACATCCATAATGAGTGAGATAGCAAAGGGAGGGTTTCAATTCGACTTCCATGGGATAACGGGTTTGCTGGCAATAATACTGATGTTCTTCCATTCAATATGGGCTACAGTTGTATTAGTCAAAAATTATGAATCCATGAAAACAAATTTCCACAAATTCAGCATTATTGTATGGTTGATTTGGCTGATCCCCTTTGTATCAGGAGCAATGTTTGCGATGGCAAAATAA
- a CDS encoding PadR family transcriptional regulator, with amino-acid sequence MSIKYAILGLLSWRPSTGYDLKKIFEESSIMYWSGNNNQIYKTLIQLLDDGLATNEVLHQESTPSKKLYTITSKGAKALKEWVLSTPELPEFKKTFLVQLAWADQLDEKELDDLLSRYENEINIQLLMQQEKARRGINSPKRTTREAYLWDMISENIISSYKNELDWIRNVRKEMKI; translated from the coding sequence GTGTCAATAAAATACGCAATTCTTGGATTATTAAGCTGGAGGCCCTCTACGGGATATGACCTGAAGAAGATCTTTGAAGAATCGTCTATCATGTATTGGTCCGGAAATAATAATCAGATTTATAAAACGCTGATACAGCTTCTTGATGATGGTCTTGCTACTAATGAAGTACTTCATCAGGAAAGTACACCGTCAAAGAAGTTATATACTATAACAAGCAAGGGTGCTAAGGCACTCAAGGAGTGGGTACTCTCCACCCCGGAGCTGCCTGAGTTTAAAAAGACATTCCTTGTACAGCTTGCCTGGGCAGATCAACTTGATGAAAAGGAATTAGACGACCTGTTATCCAGATACGAGAATGAGATAAATATACAACTGCTGATGCAGCAGGAAAAAGCCCGAAGAGGCATCAACTCTCCGAAAAGAACTACTCGTGAAGCATATTTGTGGGATATGATATCTGAAAATATAATATCATCCTATAAAAATGAATTGGATTGGATTCGCAATGTTCGTAAGGAGATGAAAATATGA
- a CDS encoding ZIP family metal transporter: MTEWFVTLSPVLQALCATLFTWFVTALGASLVFVFKSINKTVLNGMLGFAAGVMIAASFWSLLAPAIEMAEKSGTTAWIPAVVGFLGGGAFLLLVDKILPHLHIGHSDDEAEGIKTGWQRSVLLVLAITLHNIPEGLAVGVAFGAIAAGLPSAALPDAMALAIGIGIQNFPEGAAVSIPLRREGFTRFKSFLYGQASGIVEPIAGVLGAMAVIIMKPLLPYALSFAAGAMIYVVIEELIPEAQLDRKTDVATIGAMLGFAIMMALDVALG; the protein is encoded by the coding sequence ATGACTGAATGGTTTGTAACATTGAGCCCCGTTTTACAGGCTCTTTGTGCTACTCTTTTCACTTGGTTTGTAACTGCATTAGGGGCATCATTAGTATTTGTTTTTAAATCGATTAATAAGACAGTATTAAATGGAATGCTTGGCTTTGCAGCCGGCGTAATGATAGCTGCAAGCTTTTGGTCATTGCTCGCTCCGGCGATAGAAATGGCTGAAAAGTCCGGTACGACCGCCTGGATACCTGCTGTGGTAGGTTTTCTAGGGGGAGGAGCTTTTTTATTGCTTGTAGATAAGATTTTGCCTCATCTTCATATAGGACATTCCGATGATGAAGCCGAAGGCATCAAGACAGGCTGGCAAAGAAGTGTGCTCTTGGTACTTGCCATAACACTTCATAACATACCCGAAGGTCTGGCTGTCGGAGTTGCTTTTGGGGCTATAGCTGCCGGTCTGCCTTCAGCAGCTTTGCCGGATGCGATGGCCTTGGCAATCGGCATAGGGATTCAGAACTTCCCTGAAGGAGCTGCAGTTTCGATTCCTTTACGCAGAGAGGGATTCACAAGGTTTAAAAGCTTCCTGTACGGGCAGGCATCCGGGATTGTAGAGCCAATTGCCGGCGTGTTGGGTGCTATGGCTGTAATCATAATGAAGCCTCTCCTTCCATATGCTTTGTCCTTTGCTGCCGGAGCGATGATATATGTTGTCATAGAAGAGCTGATACCAGAAGCTCAGCTGGACAGAAAAACAGACGTTGCAACAATTGGAGCAATGCTTGGGTTTGCAATTATGATGGCATTGGATGTGGCTCTCGGATAA
- a CDS encoding cation-translocating P-type ATPase, translated as MFRISKGQRVVLSGAMILISIVLNKFASYPGISDALMIAAAFVAGYPTALNAIRALRYKMLGIDALVTIAVIGALFISEYWEAAAVTFLFMLGSYLESKTLEKTRSAIKALLDLAPDVARVVRADEEIELSPDEVVKGDIVIVRPGEKIPVDGTIIEGSAYVNQAPITGESMPVNKENGDGVFSGTIIESGYLKVRADKVGEDTTFARIQQMVEEAQDKKAATQKFLEVFSKYYTPAIMALAAVIFIITRDVELSLTLLVIACPGALVISTPVSIVAGIGNGAKHGVLIKGGEIIEKLGTIKVLAFDKTGTLTEGKPKVTSVRAYGISEEELLSLAASAEMYSEHPLARAISQKASANPGNNLIIPEESQIIAGQGLKVKLDGRILFIGNRKLMGENGIITPSNIEDYLMNEEAEGQTGVIVGEPGKILGIISIADTIRKDADKLVKRLRALGIKRIVMLTGDNRRAASAIAKKVGLDDYYAELLPEDKVSILKKLQEDIGAAAMVGDGINDAPALATADLGIAIGGAGTDVAMETADVVLMSEEISKLSYAIGLSRATVKNMKQNIYFAIIVVGLLLTGVLAKAVFLSFGMLVHELSVLIVIVNAIRLLKYREK; from the coding sequence ATGTTTAGGATAAGTAAAGGCCAAAGAGTTGTATTATCAGGAGCAATGATACTCATCTCCATAGTGCTCAACAAATTTGCAAGCTACCCGGGCATATCTGATGCCTTGATGATTGCAGCAGCTTTTGTCGCAGGGTATCCTACAGCTCTAAATGCAATAAGAGCTTTGAGGTACAAGATGCTTGGGATAGATGCCTTAGTTACCATTGCAGTGATAGGGGCCCTGTTTATTAGTGAGTATTGGGAGGCTGCTGCAGTTACATTCTTGTTTATGCTTGGAAGTTATTTGGAGTCTAAGACCCTTGAGAAAACAAGGTCAGCAATAAAAGCACTATTGGATCTGGCACCAGATGTGGCAAGAGTTGTTAGAGCAGATGAGGAGATAGAGCTGTCACCGGATGAGGTAGTAAAAGGAGATATAGTAATTGTTCGCCCAGGAGAAAAGATACCTGTTGACGGGACAATAATAGAGGGCAGTGCATATGTCAATCAAGCGCCAATAACCGGGGAATCCATGCCGGTGAATAAAGAAAATGGAGATGGAGTTTTCTCAGGAACGATTATAGAATCGGGGTATTTGAAGGTAAGGGCAGATAAGGTTGGCGAAGACACTACCTTTGCCAGGATTCAGCAAATGGTCGAGGAAGCACAGGATAAGAAGGCAGCAACCCAGAAATTCCTTGAAGTCTTCTCAAAGTATTATACACCGGCTATCATGGCACTTGCAGCAGTAATTTTTATCATAACCAGGGATGTTGAGCTATCTTTGACCCTGTTGGTAATTGCATGCCCGGGAGCCCTTGTAATATCTACACCGGTTTCTATTGTTGCAGGTATAGGAAATGGAGCAAAGCATGGAGTTCTAATTAAAGGCGGAGAAATAATCGAAAAGCTTGGAACTATCAAGGTACTTGCATTTGACAAAACGGGCACGCTTACAGAAGGTAAGCCAAAGGTAACCAGTGTCAGAGCGTATGGAATAAGTGAAGAAGAACTATTGAGCTTGGCAGCAAGTGCAGAAATGTATTCGGAACATCCATTGGCACGGGCAATATCCCAAAAAGCCAGCGCAAATCCAGGAAATAATCTTATCATACCTGAGGAATCGCAAATAATCGCAGGACAAGGGCTGAAGGTAAAGCTGGACGGCAGAATCTTATTTATCGGAAATAGAAAGCTAATGGGTGAAAACGGGATAATAACCCCAAGTAATATAGAGGATTACTTAATGAATGAAGAAGCTGAGGGACAGACAGGAGTAATAGTAGGAGAACCTGGAAAGATTCTTGGTATAATTTCAATTGCCGATACTATAAGAAAAGATGCGGATAAGCTGGTAAAAAGGCTGAGAGCCTTAGGTATAAAAAGGATTGTAATGTTAACCGGAGATAACCGGAGAGCTGCTTCGGCTATCGCTAAAAAAGTCGGACTGGACGATTATTATGCAGAGCTGCTTCCTGAAGATAAGGTTTCCATATTGAAGAAGCTGCAAGAGGACATTGGAGCGGCAGCAATGGTTGGGGATGGAATAAACGATGCTCCGGCATTGGCGACCGCAGACTTGGGCATTGCCATCGGGGGAGCGGGCACAGATGTCGCAATGGAGACAGCAGATGTAGTATTAATGTCAGAGGAGATAAGTAAGCTCTCCTATGCTATTGGATTGAGCAGGGCTACTGTAAAAAATATGAAACAAAACATATACTTTGCTATAATAGTAGTAGGATTGTTGTTAACAGGGGTATTAGCCAAAGCCGTATTTCTCTCCTTTGGAATGCTGGTACATGAGCTCAGTGTGCTGATTGTAATAGTAAATGCTATCAGACTGTTAAAGTATAGGGAGAAATAA
- a CDS encoding DegV family protein: MAKTAIVSDSTSDLTLETIKRYNIRILPLRVIYTDGEYRDRVDITPEEIYSRFKEEIPTTSLPSPQDTVDLFNQLKQEGYTHAIVVTISSGISGTMNMIRNIADSYEGLSFEIIDSKSLTMGAGFAIIEGAKELEKTNDFEKAVNRIKTVLKGTKVYYVVQTLEYLKKGGRIGKVEGTIGELLSIKPIISINEEGVYYSYKKVRGRSRSIEELLEIIKEKAKETLVNIAIAHGDAFLEAQDLLKKVKELKNINETVFTQISPVLVVHTGPGLIGIVISEV; the protein is encoded by the coding sequence ATGGCCAAGACTGCCATTGTCTCTGATTCTACCAGTGATTTGACATTAGAGACGATAAAAAGATACAACATAAGAATTCTGCCGCTAAGAGTCATATACACAGATGGAGAATATAGGGATAGAGTTGATATTACACCTGAGGAAATATACTCAAGGTTCAAAGAAGAAATACCAACTACATCGCTGCCTTCTCCCCAGGATACTGTAGATCTTTTTAATCAGTTAAAACAAGAGGGGTATACCCATGCGATAGTAGTAACCATATCCAGCGGAATAAGCGGAACTATGAACATGATAAGAAACATTGCGGATAGCTATGAGGGTTTGTCCTTTGAAATAATCGACTCAAAGTCTCTTACCATGGGTGCGGGTTTTGCCATAATAGAGGGTGCAAAGGAGTTAGAGAAAACAAATGACTTTGAAAAGGCAGTAAATAGGATAAAAACCGTACTAAAGGGAACGAAGGTTTATTATGTGGTGCAGACGCTGGAATATTTAAAAAAGGGCGGGCGTATCGGCAAGGTTGAAGGTACAATAGGAGAGCTGCTGAGCATAAAGCCAATTATATCTATAAATGAAGAGGGTGTGTACTATAGTTATAAAAAGGTTAGAGGACGAAGCAGGTCTATTGAAGAGTTGCTTGAAATAATAAAAGAAAAGGCAAAGGAAACTCTGGTTAATATTGCTATAGCCCATGGAGATGCCTTTTTGGAAGCACAAGACTTATTGAAAAAAGTTAAGGAGCTAAAAAATATAAATGAAACAGTTTTCACACAGATAAGCCCAGTGCTGGTAGTGCATACAGGACCAGGACTTATAGGAATAGTGATCTCAGAGGTTTAA
- a CDS encoding putative quinol monooxygenase, producing the protein MLKVIAKSHAKADKLDRILELSKEMVEMTVKEEGCIKYELYQDVKDPQVLIFMEEWESEDALNKHIASEHFTRIIPQINELREKPSEMNMCKKLF; encoded by the coding sequence ATGCTAAAGGTTATTGCAAAAAGTCATGCTAAAGCTGATAAGCTTGATAGGATTCTGGAGTTATCGAAAGAAATGGTAGAAATGACAGTAAAGGAAGAGGGCTGTATAAAATACGAACTGTATCAGGATGTAAAAGATCCTCAAGTACTGATTTTTATGGAAGAATGGGAAAGCGAAGACGCCTTGAATAAACATATAGCTTCGGAGCATTTTACAAGGATAATACCTCAAATAAATGAACTTAGGGAAAAACCATCTGAAATGAATATGTGCAAGAAACTGTTTTAG
- a CDS encoding DUF4180 domain-containing protein, whose amino-acid sequence MNCRVITIEDKKYVECVSSEMKLATEQDILDLVAACLENNSSLLMINGEVLSEDFFNLSTGLAGAMLQKLVNYQIKTAAIISAELTNRGRFREMALESNKGNHFRIFNTREEAENWLVSII is encoded by the coding sequence ATGAATTGCAGAGTGATTACTATCGAAGATAAAAAATACGTTGAGTGTGTTTCTTCAGAAATGAAGCTGGCAACCGAGCAAGATATATTAGATCTTGTAGCTGCCTGCTTGGAAAATAACTCTAGTCTGCTTATGATTAATGGTGAAGTACTCTCCGAAGACTTCTTTAATCTCAGCACAGGACTTGCAGGGGCAATGCTTCAGAAATTAGTCAATTATCAGATAAAAACAGCAGCCATTATTTCTGCTGAGCTTACAAACAGAGGCAGATTCAGAGAAATGGCTCTGGAATCCAACAAGGGTAACCATTTTCGCATTTTCAACACCAGAGAGGAAGCCGAAAATTGGCTTGTCAGTATTATATAG